The Deinococcus aquaticus genomic interval CCCGCTTGAGGAGATGAAGGCCATCATCCCCGGCGGCAGCAGTTGCCCCATGCTGCCCTGGACCGACGCCATTCTCGACACGCCCATGGATTACGAGGCCATCGCCGCCGCCGGCAGCATGCTCGGCACCGGCGGCGTGACCCTCATCCCGAAGGCGGACTGCATCGTGAACGCCACCTGGAACCTCGTGCGCTTCTACGGCCACGAAAGCTGCGGCAAGTGCACGCCCTGCCGCGAGGGCATCAGCGGCTGGATGACCCGCATGTACCAGAAACTCGCCACCGGCCACGGGCAGCCCGGCGACGTGCAACTCATCCTCGACATGAGCGACAACATCGGCGGCCGCTCCTTCTGCGCGCTGGCCGACGCCTGCCTCGGCCCGGTCCTGAGCAGCATCAAACTCTTCCGCGAGGAATACGACGCGCTAGCCACGACCCAGCAGCCGTTGTACCCCGCGCGTAAGCGCTGGAAGGACAGCTGATGGGGTGGGTCGAGAGAGGACGGCCGACGGAACAGACGGGTTCTGGTGCGTGCTCCGTCACCCATCACCCATCACCCATCACCGCCTGCCGTGAGGTGAGGAAATGAAAGTCACTGTAGACGGAATCGAGATTGACCTGCCCGCCGGAACGTCCGCGATTGACGCGGTGTTCTCGGCGGGTGGGGACGTGCCGTACTTCTGCGCGCACAAGTATTTAAGTCCGGTGGGCGCGTGCCGCATGTGCCTCGTGGAATCCGGCTCGCCCCGGAAGAATCCGGACGGGTCGTTCGTGATGGAGGGCGAGGGAGACGCGGCCTCGCCGAAGATCTTCTGGTTCCCCAAACCCATGGCGTCGTGCACCATGCAGGCGACAGAGGGCATGCACATCCGCAGCGCGAAAACGTCGGAGGTCGTGGCGAAGGCGCAGGCGGGCATGATGGAATTCACGCTCCTGAATCACCCGCTGGACTGCCCGACCTGCGACAAGGGCGGCGCGTGCGAGTTGCAGGACCGCGCGTTCGAGTACGGGTACGGCGCGAGCCGCTTCGGCTTCGACCGGCGGCACGCGGAGAAGCATTACCCGCTGTCGGATTTCGTGATCCTGGATCAGGAGCGCTGCATTCACTGCAAGCGCTGCGTGCGGTACTTCGAGGAGGTGCCGGGCCAGGAGGTGCTGGACTTCATCGAGCGGGGCGGGCATACCTTCATCGACACGCAGGAGGGCGGGCTGCCCACGGGCTTTTCGGGGAACATCACGGACATCTGCCCGGTGGGGGCGCTGCTGGACAACGTGGCGCGCTTCCGGGGCCGCAACTGGGAGTACGACCATACGCCGACCACCTGCACGCTGTGCCCGGTCGGGTGCTCGATCACGGTGGACGCCCGCAACGGCCGCCTGGAGCGCATCGTGGCGGGCGAGAACCGGGACGTGAACGAGGCGTGGATCTGCGACGCGGGCCGCTTCGGGCACGTGTTCGCCAGCGAGGAGCGCCTGACCACACCCCTGATCCGCGACGAGGACGGGCAACTGGTTCCGGCCACCTGGGACGCCGCGATTGACGCCATGAAGCGCGGCTTCTCGGGCATGCGCACGGCAGACGTGGCGCTGTACCTGGGCGCGGACAGCACGCTGGAGGAAGGCGCGGCGCTGGAGGCCCTGGCGGCCGCGACGGGCGCCCGCAGCGTGGATCACTCTCCCCGCTACGAGGTGAGCGTGACGGCGCCGCAGGCGACCCTGACGGACGTGGCGACCGCCGACGCCGTCGTGGTGATCGGCGCGGACCTGGGCGAGGAAGCGCCCGTGCTGGAACTGCGCATCCTGGAGATGCTGCGCGGCGGCCTGATCCCGCCCGAGTTCGCGCACGGCACGGCCATCGCGGACCTGCGCCTCGTGGAACGCCCTGCCCGGCGGCCCGAGCGGCTGGCCGTGATCGGCCAGGAGAGCCGCCTGTGGGCGCACGCCGGGCACCGCGTCAGCGCGAACGGCAAGGGCGCCCTGGCCCGCCTGACCCACCCGGACACCGATGAACTCAGGGCCGTCCTGTCCCTGCTGGAGGGCGCCGAGCGGCCCGTGATCATCCTGGGCGCGGACGTCCTGAACGGCGCGAGCGGGTCGTTCAGCGCTAACCTGTCGGACCTCGCCTCGCGTACCGGCGCCAAGGTGATCGCCATTCCCGCCGCCGCGAACAGCCGGGGGCTGGGGGCGCTGAACCTCGTGCCGCGCACGGGTGGCCTGCCGCTCTCGCGGGCGCAGGAGGCACCTGCGGCGTTCATCAGCCGCCTGGACCCCGGCGTGCGCGCCGCCGGCTTCACGGTCGTGCACGACACGCACCTGACCACCACCGCCCGACTGGCGGACGTGGTCCTGCCGGCCATCACGAACTACGAGAAGCGCGGCACCGTACAGAACCTGGAAGGTCGCCTGCTGCCCCTGCACCCGGCCGCCATTCAGAGCGGTGAGTCGGCCGACCTGATCCGCACCCTGACCGCCCTGGCAGAGGCGCTGGGCGTGAAGGCCCCCGCGCGCGGGCTGCGAGGCGCGCAGGCGCTGCTGGCCGACCGGGTGGCCCTGAACCTGAGCGACCTGCCCGCACGCGGCGCGCTGCACACCTTCCGCCAGACCTTCGCGGGCCCCGCCGCGCCGCACACGCCCACACTCTGGACGGAGCGCATGCACGCCCGCCGGCTCACCTGGGTGGACCGCATCGAGGAACTCGTCCAGAACGACTGGCAACTGCCCGTGGCGCCCGCCGCGCCGCCCGCCCGCGCCGGAGGGGACGACTGATGCCGGACTGGCTCGCCACGCTGCTGATCTCGCTGCTCAAGGCCGTGCTGGTCGTTCTGGGCCTGCTGACCACCTTCGCGTACATGACCCTGATCGAACGCCGACTGCTGGGCCGCATGCAACTGCGCCCCGGCCCGAACCGCGTGGGCCCCATGGGCCTACTGCAACCCGCCGCCGACGCCATCAAGAGCATCTTCAAGGAAGACCTGACCGTCACGCTGGCCGACAAACTCGTGTACACCCTGGCGCCCATCATCGCGATTGGCATGGCCCTGACCGCCTTCGGTGGGATTCCCGCCGGACCGGCCCGCAGTCTGTTCGGGGAGAACCCCTGGGTGTACAACCTGGACGCCGGGATTCTGGCGCTGCTGGCACTGACCTCCATGGGTGTGTACGGGATCTTCCTGGGCGGCTGGGCGTCCGGCAGCAAGTACCCCATGCTGGGCGCGCTGCGCTCGAGCGCGCAGATGATCAGCTACGAACTCGGCATGGGCCTGAGCATCCTGGGCCTGCTGATGCTGGTCGGCACCACCTCCTTCCAGGGCATCGTGGGCTGGCAGGCGCAGAACGGCGTGCTGATCCTGTTCCAGGCGCTGGGCTTCGCGCTGTTCCTGATCTCCTCGTTCGCGGAAACCAACCGCACGCCGTTCGACCTGCCGGAAGCCGAGCAGGAGATCGTCGCCGGGTACCTCACGGAATACTCCGCGATCAAGTGGGCGCTGTTCCAGATGGCCGAGTACGTGAACATGATCACCGCGTCCGCCATCATGGCGACCCTGTTCTTCGGCGGCTGGAAAGGCCCGCAATTCCTGAACGCCGTCA includes:
- the nuoG gene encoding NADH-quinone oxidoreductase subunit NuoG, with protein sequence MKVTVDGIEIDLPAGTSAIDAVFSAGGDVPYFCAHKYLSPVGACRMCLVESGSPRKNPDGSFVMEGEGDAASPKIFWFPKPMASCTMQATEGMHIRSAKTSEVVAKAQAGMMEFTLLNHPLDCPTCDKGGACELQDRAFEYGYGASRFGFDRRHAEKHYPLSDFVILDQERCIHCKRCVRYFEEVPGQEVLDFIERGGHTFIDTQEGGLPTGFSGNITDICPVGALLDNVARFRGRNWEYDHTPTTCTLCPVGCSITVDARNGRLERIVAGENRDVNEAWICDAGRFGHVFASEERLTTPLIRDEDGQLVPATWDAAIDAMKRGFSGMRTADVALYLGADSTLEEGAALEALAAATGARSVDHSPRYEVSVTAPQATLTDVATADAVVVIGADLGEEAPVLELRILEMLRGGLIPPEFAHGTAIADLRLVERPARRPERLAVIGQESRLWAHAGHRVSANGKGALARLTHPDTDELRAVLSLLEGAERPVIILGADVLNGASGSFSANLSDLASRTGAKVIAIPAAANSRGLGALNLVPRTGGLPLSRAQEAPAAFISRLDPGVRAAGFTVVHDTHLTTTARLADVVLPAITNYEKRGTVQNLEGRLLPLHPAAIQSGESADLIRTLTALAEALGVKAPARGLRGAQALLADRVALNLSDLPARGALHTFRQTFAGPAAPHTPTLWTERMHARRLTWVDRIEELVQNDWQLPVAPAAPPARAGGDD
- the nuoH gene encoding NADH-quinone oxidoreductase subunit NuoH; translation: MPDWLATLLISLLKAVLVVLGLLTTFAYMTLIERRLLGRMQLRPGPNRVGPMGLLQPAADAIKSIFKEDLTVTLADKLVYTLAPIIAIGMALTAFGGIPAGPARSLFGENPWVYNLDAGILALLALTSMGVYGIFLGGWASGSKYPMLGALRSSAQMISYELGMGLSILGLLMLVGTTSFQGIVGWQAQNGVLILFQALGFALFLISSFAETNRTPFDLPEAEQEIVAGYLTEYSAIKWALFQMAEYVNMITASAIMATLFFGGWKGPQFLNAVIPGMSDWPIVWLVAKIAFFLFLFIWVRGTLPRLRYDQLMRFGWKLLLPLALANTVVTAAFLAFRGSGGLWFLGVLSFAGLLALLIMSDRVRVLWNQPTVRRPESEAVRAGGD